In one window of Escherichia coli DSM 30083 = JCM 1649 = ATCC 11775 DNA:
- a CDS encoding IS30-like element IS30 family transposase, whose translation MRRTFTAEEKASVFELWKNGTGFSEIANILGSKPGTIFTMLRDTGGIKPHEHKRAVAHLTLSEREEIRAGLSAKMSIRAIATALNRSPSTISREVQRNRGRRYYKAVDANNRANRMAKRPKPCLLDQNLPLRKLVLEKLEMKWSPEQISGWLRRTKPRQKTLRISPETIYKTLYFRSREALHHLNIQHLRRSHSLRHGRRHTRKGERGTINIVNGTPIHERSRNIDNRRSLGHWEGDLVSGTKNSHIATLVDRKSRYTIILRLRGKDSVSVNQALTDKFLSLPSELRKSLTWDRGMELARHLEFTVSTGVKVYFCDPQSPWQRGTNENTNGLIRQYFPKKTCLAQYTQHELDLVAAQLNNRPRKTLKFKTPKEIIERGVALTD comes from the coding sequence ATGAGACGAACATTTACAGCAGAGGAAAAAGCCTCTGTTTTTGAACTATGGAAGAACGGAACAGGCTTCAGTGAAATAGCGAATATCCTGGGTTCAAAACCCGGAACGATCTTCACTATGTTAAGGGATACTGGCGGCATAAAACCCCATGAGCATAAGCGGGCTGTAGCTCACCTGACACTGTCTGAGCGCGAGGAGATACGAGCTGGTTTGTCAGCCAAAATGAGCATTCGTGCGATAGCTACTGCGCTGAATCGCAGTCCTTCGACGATCTCACGTGAAGTTCAGCGTAATCGGGGCAGACGCTATTACAAAGCTGTTGATGCTAATAACCGAGCCAACAGAATGGCGAAAAGGCCAAAACCGTGCTTACTGGATCAAAATTTACCATTGCGAAAGCTTGTTCTGGAAAAGCTGGAGATGAAATGGTCTCCAGAGCAAATATCAGGATGGTTAAGGCGAACAAAACCACGTCAAAAAACGCTGCGAATATCACCTGAGACAATTTATAAAACGCTGTACTTTCGTAGCCGTGAAGCGCTACACCACCTGAATATACAGCATCTGCGACGGTCGCATAGCCTTCGCCATGGCAGGCGTCATACCCGCAAAGGCGAAAGAGGTACGATTAACATAGTGAACGGAACACCAATTCACGAACGTTCCCGAAATATCGATAACAGACGCTCTCTGGGGCATTGGGAGGGCGATTTAGTCTCAGGTACAAAAAACTCTCATATAGCCACACTTGTAGACCGAAAATCACGTTATACGATCATCCTTAGACTCAGGGGCAAAGATTCTGTCTCAGTAAATCAGGCTCTTACCGACAAATTCCTGAGTTTACCGTCAGAACTCAGAAAATCACTGACATGGGACAGAGGAATGGAACTGGCCAGACATCTAGAATTTACTGTCAGCACCGGCGTTAAAGTTTACTTCTGCGATCCTCAGAGTCCTTGGCAGCGGGGAACAAATGAGAACACAAATGGGCTAATTCGGCAGTACTTTCCTAAAAAGACATGTCTTGCCCAATATACTCAACATGAACTAGATCTGGTTGCTGCTCAGCTAAACAACAGACCGAGAAAGACACTGAAGTTCAAAACACCGAAAGAGATAATTGAAAGGGGTGTTGCATTGACAGATTGA